The Cuculus canorus isolate bCucCan1 chromosome 12, bCucCan1.pri, whole genome shotgun sequence DNA segment CCTTTTAAATGTTGCATTTGTTTTACAGGAGGAGTATCACAGGCGTAACTTCGCTGAAGTTGTATCTCCAAACATCTTTAACAGTAAACTCTGGGAAGCTTCAGGACACTGGCAGCACTACAGTGAAAACATGTTCTCTTTCGAGGTCGAGAAGGAAACTTTTGCCCTTAAGCCGATGAATTGTCCAGGACATTGGTTTGTACTTGCAACTGAAAATCATATTTTACTATATTTACCCTTTTTGGGGCTATGGATAAATAAATGGTGTGGTAATGCCTGTTGTCAGCTATGCTTATAATAGACTACGAAGCATCTAGTGCGTCCAGAGAGCTCCCCTGACAGTGTCCCAAAGCACACCAAACAGGTCTTGTAGGAGGATCTCTTCAGTCAGTCTGCACTAAATGAGCCAGGTTTGTACATCCCAGTACCAGTCTGTACCGCTAGTAAATACCAGTTATGTTGGAGAGAAAGAGGCGTCAGGTGTGCCGTGCCCCAAGAAGGTAAAAGTGAACCTGTCTTGATGGTTACACACAGTGTTTTTACTCGGTGGTCTCTAGGAATACGTTCTGCGTGCGGCACCTTTTCCATTTGCCTGCCTCGTAGGATACAGGCAAGCTGGGtgaataaatactttaaaatgtgattattaTCTATATTTATATTGGTTTACATTCTGTGTTGTTGTAAATATTCTATATGAAGATTAAGAGGAAGGGTTTTCCATGGTCCTTCTAGCTTGATGTTTGCCCACCGTCCACGATCCTGGAGGGAAATGCCTCTTAGACTTGCGGATTTTGGAGTTCTTCACCGAAATGAACTTTCTGGGACTTTAACTGGCTTGACTCGCGTAAGGCGCTTCCAACAAGATGATGCTCACATCTTTTGTACAATAGAACaggtaaaaaacaaaccaaacctcccccaaaccaacaacaaTTTAGTCAACCCAATTACGTTTTTATGTAATTAAATTCTAACTACTACCATTGTGTTTACATTTAAgattgaagaagaaattaagagcTGTCTTGATTTCTTGAAGTCAGTGTATGCTGTCTTTGGTTTTACCTTTCAACTGAATCTTTCTACAAGACCAGAAAATTACCTAGGAGAGTTGGAGATCTGGGATCATGCAGAAAAGGTaattcatttaaaagcaaacaaataaacacttaAATACTTGCATTTGCAGAGGTGAGTTCTTTCATGTTGAATAGTGAAATTAGTGAAATTGCTTAAATCAGATGCTAAATATTGACCTTTGTGGGATTGTGTTGAAAAATGCCACATTAAATGTGAAGTTTCTTTATAAAAGGAGAACTTTCTGATTCTTACTTAGCCTTTTATCTTGGCTTGGTTTGatctttgttaatttttttttcttcaaattaataACAGCATTTGTACAAGGAACTACTCTTATTTCAAGAGTCTTTATCGTAAATAACTAAACACTTGAGCAGTAGGAGTCGTGCTGCCGGTTGGCTTCCTTTGTATTTCAAAGGCAAACGCTTTGACTTACGGTGATGAAAGGCCCTGCTATACCTGTTTAAATTACTCTCTCATTTTTATGATTAGCAACTTCAAAGCAGCTTGAATAACTTTGGAGAGCAATGGAATTTGAATCCAGGAGATGGAGCATTTTATGGTCCTAAGGTCAGTGAATCAGCATTTTAATACAACTTTGGGATGGACAAAATTACAGACGCAGCACAGGCAAACTCTGTTTAATAACTGTGTTGATTTGCTTCACAGATTGATATTAAAATCAAAGATGCTATTGGCAGGTACCATCAATGTGCTACTATCCAGCTTGACTTCCAACTGCCCATTCGATTTAATCTTACTTATGTTGGGTGAGTGGTTAAGCTAAATATCTTCcctcttttaaatgaaataataacttACTTTCATTATCTGTAATTGCTACTAAGCTGAGATGTATTAATGCTCTGTTGCTCATGTAACAAATGATTAGTCTGTACGTGAGTAGCCTGGTTAGGAGGGGTAATAGAGCCCGTGAGCAGAGGGCTGAGTTCCCGGCCTGAAGACATTCCCTAGTGATGGCTGATGGCGGTTGAACGTGGTCTCTCTTGTCAGGCAGTTCAGAGGACAATCGTATACAATGATTGCAGACAATGCTAAAGAAGACTCATTGAgtcacttttctctttcagcctaaTCGCTGTGTCTCCTTCGAAGACTGTGCATATGAACTTGAACACGTCTTAAGGAGACAGTGTGTTTACAATGAGCACTTTGTTCATTTTATCAGATAAAATTAGTTAACATAAACCAAATGCGtacagttttaaatgaaaactcaCTTTAGCTTCCGGCTGGGAAGAGGGATGGTTATCCACTAAGTGAATGAATCTTAGTACGTGTTGCCTTGAACACACtttctgggttgtttttcttgctaTGTTTGTTTTTACATATAATAAAGAGTTTCACGGGGAAGAATAAGAGTCTACCTAATTTTTTGGTCCTGTTGCATGTTCTGCAGTAGATGTCATAGCTCCTCACAAGCGAGAGTACTGTTATGAACAGCAGCTGGCTTTTGTTTTAGTCACAGGATGGTAattcaaggaaagaaatgatCAGTAAGGGCAGGAAAGATTCCGTGCAACaaactaaaagcagaaaagagtgTGGAAGaaggtaaaatattaaaatgcacagaaatggAGCTGAGTCAACATCTTTCCAGACTTAGGAGTTTGTGCCTGTGGCCCTACCTACAGGCgtgttgtgtgttttttttaagtcagtgtGATTATTTGGTATTCCTTTTAAAAGCCCCGGTGATTTgaagaaagtacatttttattaaaaatggtaGATTTTGCTCAAGTATAAATAACTAAATTTTGTCTTCCCCGGAAAAGTAGAGCCAAAATATTAGTAGGATTATCTGTgtgactgaaaataatttttttaaacctgaCTTATTCTTTTTCAGTAAGGATGGTGATGATAAGAAAAGGCCAGTGATTATTCACAGAGCTATTTTGGGATCTGTGGAGAGAATGATAGCTATTCTAGCAGAAAATTACGGAGGAAAATGGTATGTAGCGCAAATGCAGCTCTAAGAAATGTTtaacaatgtaaaaaaaatgcagatccATGCTCATGGCCCAGATACTATAATGCAAAGTAACATCCCTAgaattttctcaaaataagtAGGTAACATTACGTGAAAAGAAGTCTAATTTTATGGTCTGAGTTGTATGAGATCCTTTTATTAATAGTTGATAGAGACACTCAATTTCATGAGATTGCAGGACAATTTATGCGATAAATCAGAAATAAGAATTGGATTTGAATGCAGATGTGCTGCATTAttcttgttcctttcttcttaaaaacCACACTTTTGTACTGGAAAGGCGTAAGACATATGTAAAGCAATTATTTGTTAGTCCtaatacaggaaatattttttttaacttggaagATGTGTTGTTTCATCTCGACTAAGCTCTGAAGTTATTTCTTCGTTAATGTATTTGAAGTACTAAGGAAGGCTGAGCTCTTACTTTCAGCCATCAATCCATCTGACTGTCCACCCTTTGCTATAATGTTATAAATAAAAGTGGGAAATAtgccaaaagagaaaattttatatGAAGTTATAAAAGTGAGCTAGGAAGTGAACACAAGATCCAAGTTCTATGTATGTTGTACTGGAACCAGTCTATTTGTTATTTTATCTGAACTTGCATCGAGGACGATAATGTGTTATCCAACATCCTTAgccaatataaatattttataaactaaataaattattactgGGGGACATGGATGTAAGTGTAAAATTCatgtttatttcatatttttcttgtccCGCTTGCCAGGCCGTTCTGGCTGTCTCCACGGCAGGTCATGGTTGTGCCCGTAGGACCGACTTCAGAAGAGTATGCCCAGCAGGTGAGAGCGGGACCTTCCTTTTTATGGTAGCGATCGATTTTAGTAGCTTCTTAAGTACTTGTCCTAGAGCGAAGaatgaatgctttaaaaattttggAGACACATATGGAGGGAAGAGGTAAAGACTGCTCCCATGCAGTCTAAAATTCTGTGTGAGCCTGAGAAAGGGAGATGTAATGTTAAGTGTCTTGGATGCTGTTATTATGTACGTAGTTCAGTAATTAGTAAAGGAAAAACCATTCTGGATGGCAAACCTTATCGAGCAGCTAATGTTCCATACAGAATTACCTGCTTAAACTAGAGGCAGAGCCGGTTTCTTCCGTTTCCCAGCACACGTGCTCTCGGCAACATTACATTCGACCGCGATTGCTTTTACCCCTCttccctgctttgcttttgatgCAAGCATAAGTGGTtttgttccttctcctccttctcctttctcagaCTGAGCAAACATTTCTGCCATCCCGCACTGTAGCTGtctgagagcagcagctccttcatCTGGATGTTACCTTGTGTTGTCTTCCAGCTGGAGTCCCGCTGCGCCCTCGAGCGTCTGTGCGTCTTCTTCACAGAACTGAGATTGGGTTCTGTACAATTCACAAGAGCAAAATTTTGCATGTGAATTAATTACTGGAAGAGATCGGGGAATACAGCAGGTACACATTTGTGTTGGAGAATATATACTGTAATATTAAGTGagttttggtggggtttttttttcaggtttgcaGCGAGTTTTTTGAAGCAGGATTTATGTCAGATGTGGATCTCGGTCCAAGCTGCACGTTGaacaagaaaatcagaaatgcaCAGCTGGCGCAGTATAACTTTATCTTAGGTAATTGCAGCATCTTGAGTTTCTGAATATCACTTAATGTTGGGCATAGAGTTTGTCTGGACTTCTGTTATGTGAAGTAGGTACTAAGTTTAATGTTTGGTTTATGTCTTGCAGTggttggagaaaaggagaaagcgAATAATGCTGTCAATGTGCGAACAAGAGACAACAAAGTTCATGGAGAGATTTCGGTATCCTCTGCtattgaaaaactgaagaaatttaaaagttCACGTATTCCAAATGCAGAAGAAGAATTCTGATGTTGCTGCTGGGCATCTAGTAGTTGTTTTCCAATGTGAAATGgcattccttttctcctgtaCAGCAGTAGGGCTCCTCTAAGGAAGTTTTCAGTTAATGGACACACAAAATAAGCAAATGTAGCAACGTGGGTGCTGCCGGAATAGCATGAGAGGAGAGATGCAGCTGCCAACTCCCTTGACAGTCCCACAGGACTCCAGTCTGGGCGGGTTGGAGAATGCTTAGTAAATAAGTCCTGTACCTCTGCTAAAATGTGTTGTTTTTGCTGTGGAAATAAATGAGGGCTGCAAGAGGTCCTGGAGCGGGAGGCTGGGGTGGTtcctgggtgctgctgcagtCGTGTTGCTGCCGCATAACTGCCGTGACCTGGAAGCCAGAGCTTGGCGGTTGGGGGGTGCATCAGGAACGTTGTGCTTCTGCTGTTTTGTGACTTCAGATTGTCAAATTTCCTTTTGGCCGGGGAGCGGAGTAGCTCGATTCTGAATTTGTGATCAGAGGCTACAAACGTGTCTGTTGGAAATCCCGGTGAAACCAGGCACTGACTGTGTTGCTTTGCCAAGAATGAAATTGCGTTTCTCACCATTACCTGTGTGTGgaaagtgctttattttttccccgTGTTTACTGTTACTTCAACTTCTttctaaagcaaacaaaccttTGGAAGAAGAGTGTGATTGACTGCTGTACTCGTGTGGGACGCTGAAAAGGCTGAAAGGGGCGGATGAcaattttcatgttaaaatataGCACGTTGGAAATTAAATTTGCCATATTTATCTGATTTATTTATGCTTGGAAAGGATTTAAAAGTTACTGTTTCAGGCGGGTattttttgaaattactttttacaaCTTCCCTTCGGTTTTATATGCTGTGTTTCAGTTACAAGGCTTAGATAACATTCAGCATTATTCATCTAAGCTGTAGCGCTGTAGTTGTGATTTAAATATCACTGATACGAAGCTGAAGGTATTATTTAGTGCGTAAATATCATACAGACAcacagctgctgttttcctgctgccCCAGGGGCAGACGGGTTTGTGTTAACGGCCTTGTTTTTGGGTTTGCGTTAGTTTTGATTTGTGTATCTGTTTTATCCCCTACTTTTCATGTATCTGATTATcccctgatttttttaataggaaaaaaaagtgggaggAACAAGTGCTGTGGGAAAGCGCTCTCTTCTACCTCACACGAGTAATGTCAGGGGCAGCGCGCGCCTGCGCCGCCGCGCCCTCCTCCGCCCCCCTTCCCGCGCGCCTGCGCCCCCGCCTgcgcccccgccccccccaatCCCGTGCCTCTTCCGGGCCCCGCCCTCCGCCCCGCCCGCGAGCGGCGCAGCCGGCCGGCGGCAAGATGGCGGCGCTGGCGGCCCCGGGCGCTCTGCGGAGCCTCTGCGGCGTCgcgctcctcctgccccagctgtTCTTCCTCTCCGGCCGCGGTGAGCGCGGCTCCTGCCGCCTCTTTCGGGCTCCTCGCGGGTGGgctgggacaggagaggggCGCGGGGGAGGGAGCACTAGGCGTTCTCCTGGGTGTCTCAGCGCATCCCTGGGGCGGGGACCGCTTGGGGAAGGTAGCCGTGACCTGGGGATGCGCAGTGGCTTCTCTAGCGGGGTAGACCTGGCAGCCCCTTTGGCCGTCCCGCGGGTAGGGTGTCTGTGGGTAGACCTGACAGCTCTGTTGGTGCTCACCGGGGTACCCCACTACTTGTGGGTAGACCTGACGGCCTTCTTGGTTCTCACGGCTTGTAGCTGTGGGTAGACCTGACAACCCCGTTGGTGCTAACGGCCTGTAGACCTGGCAGTTTCCTTGGCTCTGACGGCGTGTACCCCTGGGTAGACCTGCTAGCCCTGCTGTTGTCCTTCCCCCCCATTCTGCCGTGCCCGGGCCCCCGCGCTGCccgcagggctggggcagaggtgAGGGCCCCTCAGCGCTGTCCGGCCCCGTCCTTGGAACGGCGGAGCTCTGCAGAGCCAAACGAAGGGCACACACAAACACCGCCGTAGCTGCCAGCCTGTGTCTGTCCCGCTTTATATAGGAGAAGCAACCGCATTGCTTAAGTAAAAGCATTTGTTTGGTAGCAAATACTATGTTAAATCCGATTCCTGAGCAAGGtgactccatgatctcaaaggtcttttccagcccaaatgattctgtgaaataaacaCGGTTTCTTGTCTAAAATGAATGATTCAATTGTAGTTCTTGTTTTCATGTTTACATTAAACATCCTACTATTTATagagcaggaaaacagatttttatgatttttttaaattcttattcCACGTGTAATTTTGTGTCAGCATGTTGAAACCAAACTGTTCCTTAAGATGAGTTTTATTCTAGAAATatcactttctcctttttcctttcttgtagCAGGGTCTTTGATGACCACAAAGCATTCACAGCCATTGTCTACATTTGCAAAAAGTCTAACAACAAGTACAAACGCTCCTTATTTCAAAGCAGCAGGTACGATATTGCATTGTTTTTCGTTGGGCCTTTACCTACAGTGTCCTGAGTTTAATAGCAGAGTTCTTGAATCACTTCTTAGAAACCTATGAATGCTTTCACAGTGATAAAAGACACAATGGTGTAACACGTTATGGATTGCTTCTCGATGACCTTGACTATTAGTTTGGATGATATAATTAGAAAATTGGTCCATATAATATTTACAGCTAGAAAATCACCAGTTTTTACAACTGCCGGAGTGGTTTATGTGTTTTATACATCTCTTGGGAAGATGGAAGTTCTTGAAAGACTCCAGCATTCTTCAAGAACCTGTTACTGTTCCCTATTGAACATAAATAAGGTTTTTGTAGCTCACTAAGGGTGCATCGGGATTGGCTGAAACACTGTTCTTACTAGTAGTTTAAGAGATGATTCTGGAGGCATACAAACAGCAAATAGCTGAGCTAGCTGCACCCACAATTAGGCCTGAACTAAACGAGGTCATGTGTGTCAACCTGCTTCTATACCTGACCTGGTGATTTCCGCTGAGAAGTGTTGGCTGAGGCGGCACTAATCCGTGCCAGGCTctgctgtggtgctgtgctCTCCTGTGCAGAACTTGTGTGAGGCGCTTGCAGGGTGGGCAGTGGTTCCTAGCACACAAACTCGCAGTGCTGCTTGCTGTGTGACAAGGAAAGCCCCTTACACAGTGGCGGCGCGCTGTGCCTGGGTATAAAAGAAAACGTACGTGTGTATATACACTTCAGACTATATAGCCTTTTTTTAATTcgctttcttaattttattcacATATTTCACCTTTCAGAAAGTACAGAAATTCCATCTTATGTGACTAAATGTCCTAGCAACGGGCTTTGCAGTAGATTGCCACCAGACTGTATGACATGTAACACAAACTATTCCTGTGTTTATGGGAAGCCAGCCACTTTTGATTGCAAAGTCAAGCCACATGTTCATTGTGTTGTAAGTAACCCGTTCCTTTTAAGCTCAAATTTAAGTCATTTAATTAAACTGTGGCATCGTGtcataaaatataacaaattgATTTCCAGGTTCTTACATGGACAGGTTTGCAGAGCTGTGATTCACGTAGTCATTCAGCCATAGCCCATTGCCCAAGAGGCACAGCTGCCCTTCTGCATTTTGCCTGTCTTGCGTTGGTTCTTTCTGTTATGCAGCCATGCAGCTGAGTTAAATTGATTTGTCGACCAGTCAAAATGAAACCATTTTGAGAGTGGGGAGGCTAAATATCTGTCACAGGTACAAAGTGATCCCAGGGGTGAGGCAGTGAGCCCTCCTTTTGACAGTAGCCTTAGACTGAAGGAAGCAGTGATGTTAAACTGCGCTTTAAAAACTTATCAATTTTCTGAtgttgatttttatgttttacttgACTACATAGAGGTAACAAAGAGAGTAATCGTCATTTTGCCCAAAATACCTGTCCACGAAATGTCATTTCATTCTGCACACTGTGAATTTTTCTTATTGCTAGTGAAGTGATAATGCTGTCCTTTTCTAGGATGAGAATAACCAGGAGCAGGAGAACTTTACGGTTAACATGACTTGCCAGTTCTGCTGGCAGCTTCCAACAACAGATTATGTATGCACCAATTCTACTAACTGCATGACGGTTTCTTGTCCGCGACAGCGATATAATGCCACTTGCACGGTTCGGGATCATATTCACTGTCTAGGTAAGCTGAGCTAAACCAGATTCTGTAAAGACGCTTCTTTTCTTAAGagtttcttaacattttttgttCTGGGTCAATACAATGATTGCTTATGCCTGCACCTGTAACAGCCTGCACTTTCATTCATCTACTGAATTTTTTTAtagttgcattttaaattttaagcgTAATAGTGTCATCTAACTGTAAACAATGGCTTTGAATGCTGTTGTATACCTTCACGTGAGAGAAAgtatttctgtttgatttttgtcaGCTTCTATGAATTAGACTAATTTGGACACCACTGAGAGAATCAATACCAAATGTCTCAGGGATCATTAAATAAATTCATGTTGGTTTCATTCAACTACTTTAATTTTCCCCTGTTTCTTCAGTGACCTTGCCTGCTTTCTGAAGTGGGGCAAAGATTGATGGAGCAAAGGGCTGTAGAGTGAACGTGAGCTTTTTGTGCTGGCAGCATTTGTTCCTATAAATGTCAATTCTTTCAGACTTGTTTTAAGAAATACAGCGCCGCTTGTcattttcttacttattttgTGGTCTTCCTTCATTATGTTAAGGTTTGAATGTTTTCTTACATTTAGGTAATCGTGTCTTCCCTAAGATGCTCTATTGCAACTGGACTGGAGGTTATAAGTGGTCCACGGCCTTGGCACTAAGGTACACAAGAACTGTTAGACAGCGTCAAGCTAAAATATtattagaaatacattaattgCCTATCAGATCTtcaatttgtgtgtgtgtttcgggttgttattttttaatggtGAACTGTATAAGCAATATTTCATGTAGTCTAGCTTAAGAATTTGAAGGCAGAGGGTGCCTGAAGGTCTCCTCTGCAACAATACTTGCCTTTTTCATTGAATAGAGCTAGAGAGAAAACATTTAGCCTATTTCTGCATCAAATGTACTTTCTTCAGAGTAGATGCCAGTGATTCTCAGGCTTCACAAAGTGATCTGTTTTCTGAGTAGAGAGGATGtgcttgcttttattctgcatgcaaaaaaacaaaatgtgcaGATCTATGGAGTTTTGTATGTTTTAAGCAATTAGGGCTGAAAACTGTCCAAATTACTTCTTGGCATCTGAAGTGAATGCAGCTGTGTCTGAATTCAGTAAATGCCACTGTAACAGCTAGAAATGCCTTAAGATGGAGtttcttgcatttttcaaattattagGGGAAAGAGCAGTGTAGCAGagttgaaagaaattatttaggtTATTTTTGGAATATTCAGCTGTTAGAGCACCGCAACAGCAATTTGAAAGTAACTGAAGTTCTTTCAGTGGTAAGatctttttaacaaaattttaGTCTTTCAGAAGTGGTTAATGTGATAAATTAGGTAGTAAGGCTCTATTCCAGGAGCCCAAGATAGAATAGGACTCTGATTAAGGAAGTGACCTAACCCGCTTCCCTTTATAGCAAGAGTTGTTCTCTCTGCCACCAGCCGGAGAAACTCATTGTTGCCTGACTGCTGCGTGGGGCTAAATTTAGTGTCTGggtctgtttgtttgttggttttttttagctccTGCTAGCTTAGAAAAATTAAGATACATCTATAAATTTGAGAGTTCTGGTTTTTATTGCTTGTCATGAATGAAAAACTAACTGTTGAGTCTCTGGGTAGTATTAATTAGCTAAGAAATAGTGCTATTTCATTAAAGGCTTTCTCATTTAATAACCCACTCATCTCTTATTGTACAAAAAAATGTGGAGTTTCTTAAGTGATGTAGAGCAAAACTGTCATCAGCTTGTAGGTATGTCAGCAAGAAGCGTGTATGAACACCCAAACCGAGTtcatctgaaaatattaataattcatCATGTCTTTATTCTTATAGCATCACCCTTGGTGGATTTGGTGCCGATCGTTTCTATTTGGGCCAGTGGCGGGAAGGTCTGGGAAAACTCTTCAGCTTTGGTGGACTTGGAATATGGACGCTAATTGATGTGCTCCTAATAGGGGTTGGCTATGTGGGACCTGCAGACGGttctctttatatttaaatgtagGTGCAACGTGTTTCAGAGAGGAGTAATTGCTTGGAAAGGGCtctaaataaaagaatatagaGATCTGAGCCTCTAAGGTAGGATGAAGAACAGCTGTTCTTTGTGTGCATACATTTTAATGTACAGTATCTGTACTTGGTTTGCCTTTGACTAAGGTTAAATAAAAGTGGATCACTGAATAagttgaaattaatttcctttcttctgtggaCGTGctatttttctatgaaaaaaagctGAGCAGCGAACCGGATTCTGCACCGTGCTTGAACCTGGATGATCCGTCCGGCACTGAAAGAGATGCAAACGAACTGGAACATGGAGTTGTTTACTTCATATTAGTATGCTTGAATTTAACTTTAAAGCTAACTTCCCTAAATATGGCAGCAATATATGGGGTTTGTGTGTGAGTGAGGATAACTTTTTCGCTTGAATTACCCCAGGGGTATGTAGATTGCTGTGGTTTATGAGGTTAATTACATTCATCTCTGTCTTGGATTATAGCCAGAGCAGAAGTTAGTGACTTGTTGACTTaaaattgtggggtttttagAATTAGATGGCAGTAACATTAAAAgcttaaatatgaaataatttgaacaGGTTCTAGGATTGTTTCAGAATGTCTTTATGTCAGTTGAGTTTGACCCACCTCTCCCCGAGAGGCACAGCTCCTTCTGGTGCCAGCCGGCTTCCCAGGCTCAGGAGGAAGGGTTGGTGATGCCACAGCTGCCTTCATCCACCTTGGATTCAGTGCTGGGGCGGTGCAGCGCCCCGTGGAGCCGCCTGAGAGGAGCGATGGTGCTCCGACCCCGCGGGCGGTGGCTGAGGGCGGGACCGGGGCTGGGCCGGGCTGGAGTAGGGACGAGgttcatctaagtaattgtgtgCTTTGAGAGTTAAACGTCCCTGTGACAGTACGGTTTCTTTTAGACAGCGTTCCCCAGACAGGGCTCGTTCTCTGGCGGTGGGACCGCCCTGTGCTCAGCGCGGTCTGTGCTGAGCAGGTGTCTCTCCCCAGCGCAGAGCcaagggcaggcagggctggggcggCTCCCACCGAGCGCGGGGCGGCACTGCTGGGAAGGAACAACACCAAAAGGAATCCTTGGGAAGGAACAGGACATGTCTAAGGTCTCTGGGAGAGCCGATCCGCGACCGTCAGAGACACTCTCTCCTGTCCCGGCTGCTCCGGCCGCACACGGTCGATGGCGACGCGCAGCCCTGAGGGAGGAGCGCGCCCTCTACACCTCCAGAGGAGCCCCGGGGGTGGATCTGCCGCGCTCCCGCCCCGCTGTTCGTTCCCGCCCCGCAGTTCGTTCCCGCCCCTCGCAGCCCGCCATGGCCGCGCCGCAGAGCGGCTTCTACCGGCGCCTGCCCAAAGCGGTGAGGgggagcggagcggggcggggagcgggcgGCGGACAGGAGCGGGACGAGAGAGGGAGGCAGACGCACGGGAGGGAGAcgagagagacagacagacggCAGGAGTGGGACAAGAGAGAGACAGACGGGCAGCAGCGGGATGAGAGAGACATGGGCAGGCAGACAGGAGCGGGACAAGAGACGGACAGGGACGGgcagcaggcagccagcaggcAGCCAGTGCTGCGGTTCAGGGCTTCCTCGAGCACAGGCTTGTCCTGGGGTCCCTCACCCCGTGGAAGCTGTTCCCTTGTCCAGCTCATTCACGGTTCTTGGTGTCCAGTCTCTTTCCAATTAAATCAACTGGGCATGgattctctttccctttcctgccctgCTTTCCCCAAGGCGAGCCCCGCGAGGCTGTCTGGGATAACGGGTTGTTTTCTGCATCTGGAAGGGTGTGCCGCACCCgctgtgtgtctgtgctgtgtCGGTGCGAGTTGCTGCAGTTTTATCGGTGTTACGGCCCTGGCAAAGCTCCAGCAGACAGCTGCCGTGGCAGGCACCGACGGGCACATCGCATCCCACCATCCTGCTGTTCTCATCCTGCTGTTCTATAAGGTGCTTTTCAGGGTTTACATTTAATGTCTGACTGAATTCTGTGGGGTAAGTCTTACACTCATAAGACTGAAAAATTTAATGTAGTCGTACGTACCTGGCCTGATTTCCAGACGTGGGAAGCGGCCGTAGCTCTTGGTCTTCACCTGGCATTGGGCACCCTCAGGGTTTAAGATGATCTGAccccttttcctctgcttgtgaacttaatgctttaaaataggAACCTGAAATATAGTACTTCACAAAACTTTTCACATCAACTAGGACGGCTTTGGTTGAACCAACACATCCAACCCCATGAAGATACTATTACTAgccaaacacagagaaaaccactattt contains these protein-coding regions:
- the TM2D3 gene encoding TM2 domain-containing protein 3 isoform X1, whose translation is MAALAAPGALRSLCGVALLLPQLFFLSGRAGSLMTTKHSQPLSTFAKSLTTSTNAPYFKAAESTEIPSYVTKCPSNGLCSRLPPDCMTCNTNYSCVYGKPATFDCKVKPHVHCVDENNQEQENFTVNMTCQFCWQLPTTDYVCTNSTNCMTVSCPRQRYNATCTVRDHIHCLGNRVFPKMLYCNWTGGYKWSTALALSITLGGFGADRFYLGQWREGLGKLFSFGGLGIWTLIDVLLIGVGYVGPADGSLYI
- the TM2D3 gene encoding TM2 domain-containing protein 3 isoform X2; this translates as MAALAAPGALRSLCGVALLLPQLFFLSGRGSLMTTKHSQPLSTFAKSLTTSTNAPYFKAAESTEIPSYVTKCPSNGLCSRLPPDCMTCNTNYSCVYGKPATFDCKVKPHVHCVDENNQEQENFTVNMTCQFCWQLPTTDYVCTNSTNCMTVSCPRQRYNATCTVRDHIHCLGNRVFPKMLYCNWTGGYKWSTALALSITLGGFGADRFYLGQWREGLGKLFSFGGLGIWTLIDVLLIGVGYVGPADGSLYI